In a single window of the Fusarium falciforme chromosome 3, complete sequence genome:
- a CDS encoding BZIP domain-containing protein — translation MDFTGQYNFPGTQPYHQFMPIPPLTPSHSHSAGSDDFNASPPENYDSLPTNHNDQFQAFDYASQGFNGNPHQPPTAFPGPPTPPGQNVFAAQVQSVHHQQQHGAAKIDSPEDQTAVRGGSEEDDNLTPAQSRRKAQNRAAQRAFRERKEKHVKDLEAKLAGLEAAQQQASLENERLKRDLQKMSTENEILRATSHVGHGSISPEPATGPMRFNPTEFYSNVLQNHTNKSPSHRIVTADDGERLLAAGAAWDFIISHELFKKGLVDIGDVSERLKHCARCDGQGPVFSERAIKSAIEQSVASGTDDLL, via the exons ATGGACTTCACCGGGCAATACAACTTCCCCGGCACTCAGCCCTACCACCAGTTTATGCCGATTCCTCCTCTGACACCATCGCACTCGCATTCTGCCGGCTCCGACGACTTTAATGCATCCCCGCCT GAAAACTACGACAGCCTGCCCACAAACCACAACGATCAGTTCCAGGCTTTCGACTACGCCTCCCAGGGCTTCAACGGCAACCCTCACCAGCCGCCTACTGCTTTTCCAGGGCCGCCCACTCCTCCTGGCCAGAACGTCTTCGCCGCCCAGGTCCAGTCTGTtcatcaccagcagcaacacgGTGCCGCCAAGATCGACTCCCCCGAAGACCAGACTGCCGTTCGTGGTGGtagcgaggaggatgataaCCTGACACCGGCCCAGTCCCGCAGGAAGGCCCAGAACCGTGCTGC ACAACGTGCTTTCCGTGAGCGAAAGGAGAAGCATGTCAAGGACCTCGAGGCTAAACTCGCGGGTCTTGAGGCGGCACAGCAACAAGCGTCTCTCGAAAACGAACGTCTGAAGCGAGACCTCCAGAAGATGTCGACTGAGAACGAGATTCTGCGTGCCACCTCTCACGTCGGCCATGGCTCCATCTCTCCGGAGCCTGCCACCGGCCCGATGCGCTTTAACCCTACCGAATTTTACTCCAACGTCCTCCAGAACCACACCAACAAATCCCCCTCGCACCGCATCGTCACCGCAGATGATGGCGAACGGCTTCTTGCCGCTGGCGCGGCATGGGACTTTATCATCTCTCATGAACTCTTCAAGAAGGGTCTTGTCGATATTGGTGATGTGAGCGAGCGCCTCAAGCACTGCGCACGATGCGATGGTCAGGGACCTGTCTTTTCGGAGCGGGCCATCAAGAGCGCCATTGAGCAGAGTGTCGCCAGCGGCACAGATGACCTTCTGTAA
- a CDS encoding ABC1 domain-containing protein, with the protein MLRSSMLGSSARAALRPRPTVTGPYRRLQSGGPFQAMRPPSPAELGAPKKANEYRRGRRWARRLLIISAVGGVIYIGDSQIYASGFGRSMRTFGTGLLVALDYKLNFRPQPLTGGTVQDLHNRNAERLFNLLRANGGLYLKIGQAIAMQSAVLPPEFQKMFGRMFDDAPQDDWKDIEKVIREDFGKSVEEVFGVSFTGKEGMGLMERKARASASVAQVHWAKLADGREVAVKIQKREIAKQISWDLWAFKTVTWIYSKWFDLPLYTLVPFITERLELETDFVNEAKNSAKMRELVNAESRLKGRVYIPTVYPEFTTKRVLVTEWIEGVRLWDKKSMTSRWLGGYGRGSPGAGSPLPEVDMAAARRELRTRPYRENLKPERQEWRGRRGRGGLGLSTREVMTTMVDLFSAQIFKWGVVHCDPHPGNIFIRRLPNGRAELVLIDHGLYVYMSQKFRHEYGTFWKALMTFDNKTIGQVTEEWGIKAADLFASATLMRPYEGGDMRTHKGIMKELEGKTPGERHYAMQQRMKQGIREILTDEEKWPKELIFIGRNMRIVQGNNQYLGSPVNRIKMMGEWASRSLFEDPRLPLGQRLQNRWRHVIFKVVMTASDVAFYIFKVRQWLGLGGGMEDEMEKRMKDVAQDFGIELQHEVFEG; encoded by the exons ATGTTGCGCTCCAGCATGCTTGGCTCCTCGGCGCGAGCCGCCCTGCGCCCCCGGCCCACCGTCACCGGTCCGTACCGAAGATTACAATCCGGAGGCCCGTTCCAGGCTATGCGACCACCGTCGCCGGCCGAGCTCGGTGCCCCAAAGAAGGCAAACGAATACCGAAGGGGACGGCGATGGGCTCGGCGGCTCTTGATCATATCCGCCGTTGGAGGCGTCATATACATTGGGGACAGCCAGATCTACGCATCCGGGTTCGGACGATCGATGCGCACCTTTGGGACAGGACTCCTTGTCGCCCTTGACTACAAGCTCAACTTTCGCCCTCAGCCGCTCACCGGGGGCACGGTGCAGGACCTACACAACCGCAATGCAGAGCGGTTGTTCAACCTGCTTCGCGCCAATGGAGGTCTATACCTCAAGATTGGGCAGGCCATTGCCATGCAGAGCGCCGTTCTACCCCCGGAGTTTCAAAAGATGTTTGGCCGCATGTTTGACGATGCACCGCAGGACGACTGGAAGGATATCGAGAAGGTGATACGCGAGGACTTTGGCAAGAGCGTCGAGGAGGTCTTTGGCGTTAGCTTCACGGGTAAGGAGGGTATGGGTTTGATGGAGCGCAAGGCCCGGGCGAGTGCGAGTGTTGCTCAGGTCCATTGGGCAAAGCTCGCCGATGGACGAGAGGTGGCTGTCAAGATCCAAAAACGAGAGATCGCCAAGCAGATCTCATGGGATCTGTGGGCATTCAA GACCGTGACTTGGATCTACTCCAAGTGGTTTGACCTGCCACTGTACACACTGGTGCCTTTCATCACCGAACGACTCGAGCTGGAGACCGATTTCGtcaacgaggccaagaaCTCTGCAAAGATGCGCGAACTGGTGAATGCAGAAAGCCGCCTCAAGGGGCGAGTCTACATCCCAACAGTGTACCCCGAGTTCACGACAAAGCGAGTCCTCGTAACAGAATGGATCGAGGGCGTGAGGCTCTGGGACAAGAAGTCCATGACATCGAGATGGCTCGGAGGCTACGGCAGGGGTTCACCGGGCGCCGGAAGCCCGTTGCCCGAGGTCGATATGGCCGCCGCCCGCCGGGAGCTCCGGACACGGCCGTACAGGGAGAATCTCAAGCCGGAGCGCCAGGAGTGGCGGGGCCGCCGCGGCCGAGGTGGACTGGGCCTCTCCACGCGAGAAGTTATGACGACCATGGTAGATCTCTTCTCCGCGCAGATCTTCAAGTGGGGAGTCGTCCACTGTGACCCGCACCCGGGAAACATCTTTATCAGACGGCTCCCCAACGGCCGGGCTGAGCTGGTCCTCATCGACCACGGCCTGTATGTGTACATGTCTCAAAAGTTCCGACACGAGTATGGCACTTTCTGGAAGGCGCTCATGACGTTCGACAACAAGACGATTGGACAAGTGACGGAGGAATGGGGTATCAAGGCGGCAGATTTGTTTGCAAGTGCGACTCTGATGCGGCCGTACGAGGGTGGTGACATGCGAACGCACAAGGGGATCATGAAGGAACTGGAGGGAAAGACGCCGGGTGAGCGACACTATGCGATGCAGCAGCGGATGAAGCAGGGCATCCGTGAGATCCTGACAGACGAGGAGAAGTGGCCAAAGgagctcatcttcatcggccGCAACATGCGCATCGTCCAGGGCAATAACCAGTACCTGGGCTCGCCTGTCAACCGCATCAAGATGATGGGTGAGTGGGCGAGCCGCAGTCTCTTTGAGGATCCTCGACTGCCATTGGGCCAGCGCCTCCAAAACCGCTGGCGGCACGTCATCTTCAAAGTGGTCATGACTGCGTCGGATGTggccttttatattttcaAGGTGCGGCAGTGGCTGGGTCTCGGAGGCGGCATGgaggacgagatggagaagcgcATGAAGGATGTTGCTCAGGACTTTGGCATCGAGCTCCAGCATGAAGTGTTTGAGGGCTGA
- a CDS encoding Septin-type G domain-containing protein — protein sequence MSNDQTRRTSFGMLLRRSKSGDLGKGGRKAQALREAELERQRQAASRVAPKLPEFANHSEQLSKSFGPELRPESPASAPRSDYSAIRPSAEYSRGYGAAITSPVAVPVPPLPNGGYDPYARTESMTNRGRYSYASSAISTVNSPRRVRRRKDPTPLNILIIGTRNSGKTSFLEFLKTALALPPKKRAKKGDDEVPENRNTPSGNFIPHYLETEIDGERVGLTLWDSEGLEKNVVDLQLREMSAFLESKFEETFAEEMKVVRSPGVQDTHIHATFLVLDPSRLDRNIASARNPAINGQQNGHASSIRVLGSLDEDLDLQVLRTLQGKTTVIPVIAKADTITTKHMNVLKRSVWDSIKKSGLDPMEALGIDDEDDGSISSDRIAEEENEDDEDEIAGRREGAQTPEGDDLPIQGSRDSPAASPSSKRLSTSSIRRHRAQEEAKEKDDEIPFLPLSIISPDLYEPGVVGRQFPWGFADPYNEEHCDFQRLKEAVFSEWRSELREASREQWYEGWRTNRLKQREIPYRHR from the exons ATGAGCAACGACCAGACTCGTCGTACCAGCTTCGGGATGTTGCTTCGACGCAGTAAGAGCGGTGACCTGGGCAAGGGCGGCCGTAAGGCGCAGGCCCTTAGAGAGGCCGAGCTCGAACGCCAGCGCCAGGCCGCTTCTCGTGTTGCTCCCAAGCTGCCCGAGTTCGCCAACCATAGCGAACAGCTCTCCAAGTCTTTTGGCCCCGAATTGCGACCCGAGTCGCCAGCCAGCGCCCCCCGTTCCGACTATTCTGCCATTCGACCCTCCGCCGAGTACTCGCGCGGCTACGGTGCTGCCATTACCTCTCCTGTCGCCGTCCCTGTTCCTCCGCTGCCGAATGGCGGCTACGATCCCTATGCTAGAACCGAGAGCATGACCAACCGTGGTCGGTACAGCTATGCTAGTAGTGCTATTAGCACCGTCAACAGCCCTCGTCGCGTTCGCAGAAGAAAGGATCCTACTCCATTGAA CATTCTCATCATTGGCACACGTAACTCTGGCAAGACTTCCTTTCTCGAGTTTCTCAAAACCGCACTCGCTCTCCCACCCAAAAAGCGAGCCAAGaagggtgatgatgaggtccCTGAAAACCGCAACACTCCCTCTGGAAACTTCATTCCCCACTACCTCGAGACCGAGATTGATGGCGAGCGTGTTGGCTTGACCCTCTGGGATTCGGAGGGCCTGGAGAAGAATGTGGTTGACCTTCAACTTAGGGAGATGTCAGCCTTCCTTGAGAGCAAGTTCGAAGAGACCTTtgccgaggagatgaaggtcGTGCGCTCCCCAGGCGTACAAGATACCCACATCCACGCGaccttcctcgtcctcgatcCCTCTCGTCTTGACCGTAATATTGCGTCTGCGAGAAACCCAGCCATCAACGGCCAGCAGAATGGCCACGCCTCGAGCATTCGcgttcttggcagccttgacgaGGATCTTGACCTTCAGGTTCTTCGCACCCTCCAGGGCAAGACAACTGTCATCCCGGTCATTGCCAAGGCAGATACCATAACCACGAAGCACATGAATGTGCTCAAGAGGAGTGTGTGGGATAGCATCAAGAAGTCTGGCCTGGACCCTATGGAGGCTCTTGGcattgacgatgaagacgacggcaGCATCTCGTCTGACCGGATTGCCGAAGAAGAGaatgaagatgacgaggacgagattGCTGGGCGCCGAGAAGGTGCTCAAACACCCGAGGGCGATGATCTGCCGATCCAAGGCTCGCGAGATAGCCCGGCCGCCTCCCCTAGCTCTAAACGGCTGTCAACGAGCTCTATCCGACGACACCGAGCACAGGAGGAGGCTaaagagaaggatgatgaAATTCCCTTCTTGCCGCTTTCCATCATCAGCCCTGACCTGTATGAACCAGGTGTTGTTGGCCGACAGTTCCCCTGGGGATTTGCTGACCCCTACAACGAGGAACACTGTGACTTCCAGCGTCTCAAGGAAGCTGTCTTCAGTGAATGGCGCTCTGAGTTGCGTGAGGCCAGCCGAGAACAGTGGTATGAAGGATGGAGGACGAACCGACTCAAGCAGAGGGAAATTCCCTACCGCCACCGATAG